Below is a window of Lacibacter sp. H407 DNA.
CATGCATGTACGCAGCACATTGGATGTAGGCACCACTTTCGGATTTACATTACAGGGCCGAATGGAAAAAGAAGAAGCATAACTGCACTTTCCAAAATAAAAAGGCCGTTCTGAAGAATCAGTACGGCGTAGTTCCCAGTCAAGTCATGAGAAAAAATGAACCCTCGATTGTTTAAAACTGCTAAACGATAAGTTTTTTTACTGCGCTGTAAAGATGTGGTTGCTGTTTTACCAAATGATGATGGAAATATGTTGGAATTGTTATTTCAAAAAAGCTGATAGCTACAAGCTATCAGCTTTTAGTAATACATTCCCGGCTATCAATCTGTTTTTACCTGCATTTAAAAGCTAAGGGCTCCAAATAAAAAAGCCCCCCGGGAACGGGAGGCTGAATAGAGGATACTTGCTTAAGGAAAATCTTTGAACTCTTTCGAGTATAATATTTTAGTACACGTTTGTTTGTGGTGTAAAGCTTGTCCAGCCTTGCATCCAGTTCGTTGTTCCAAATGCACCAACATAAGTAGTAGTTGTAAAGCCACTTAAACCAAAGAAGCTTGCACCGGTCAACGCAGGACTACCGGCTTTTGGTAAAAAGTTTGGAGCAGTAAGATTGAATGGATTCTCCAACATTACATCATTAGCAGATGCGTATGTTTTACAGCTATCGACACCTTCTGCTTTTGTTTTAACTGTTGCTGCATTGATCAATGAAGTACTGCTTACTTTATATGGTTCAACAACTCCATGTACAAGGTTATGACGGAAACTTGAACGCCCATCAATGTAAGCTGCAGCAGTTGAATCACTTTCAAACTGGAAGCCGGCATCCATGTAACCAATCAAGATAGAATTGGTCAATGAGAATTGTGTAGAACGACGGAAACGTGTAGTAAAATTGTGATTAGCTAATGTTCCATCAGCACCGTTTGGACCAACAAAAGTAAAGTTGCTTAACTGAGGACGTGTACGTGGTCCGGCAACCGTACCTGCACCATCATTATCACACTCAATACCATTGCCTGCATCGCCACCATCAACAAACTTCGGATCACGAAGTGAAACGGCAAACTGGATACGACCATTGTAGCCAAAGTCGAAATCAAAATCATCATCGGCTGTTGCAAATGCAATCAGGTTTTTGCAATTTACGGTACCGCCAAAAAATTCATATGAATCATCATTACCGTACGATACCTGAATGTTTTCAATCACTGTGCCGTTACCTACGCCACCTAAGGTTAAGCCATTTATCTCAGAGTTAGGATCGGCTGCAATACCTGCAAACTCGATACGTACATAGCGAAGAATACCGCTGTTATCGTTCGCAATACTTCCACCGTACACCGCATTTACACCACCTTCGATGATGGGAGTGGTTGATCGGTTTGTTGGAGCATTCCCTAAAAGAATGATACCACCCCAATCGCCCGGCTTACGTTGACCAGGTACTTTGCCTGATGTAAAGATGATGGGTTCGCTTGCAGTACCATCAGCGATCAAACGTGAATTCTGCTCTACAATAATGGCTCCTTTATTTACTGTATCGCTTAAAATGATAGACCCTGCTGCAATGGTTAACCGGGCTCTGTCGTTTACATACACATATCCTTTTAATGTGTATTTGCCTTTTGGCAGTTCCACATTCTCATTGATACTTCCGCTGATCACTTTTGAGCTGATGATGCGATCCTGCAATGTTGTGCCAACAGGCGTTGTAGAACCATTGTTCACAGTAGAATCATCAATGTTTACTTTAATACAGGCAGTAAAACTTACCGTAACTGCTGCAGCCAATGTCCATAAAAGCTGTTTCATAATCTATTTTTAATATTTATTTGTTTGTTGATGGTTTACTTTCCTTTTAAATCAAAATCATATGTAAAGGCTACTGTAATGGTAGTGCCCGGTGTGTAAGAACTGAATGCTTTATCAATTCCTTTGTTGTATGCTTTTGCTGCATTTCTGTTCTCGTAAGTTTGAATAGGTTGATTTAGAATATCACTCACTGTTAAACGAACTTCTCCTTTTGTCTTTAATACTTTTTGTGAAAGCTGGAAATCAAGAAGATCTCTTGGTCGCTCATAGATATCACCAAAATCTGCATTACCTACCAATGCTAAACGTTGTCCGATCTTGTTATATAATAACGAAACGCCGGTACCGCCTTTTGAATCGTATTGAAATCCTGCGTTCACGAGATAAGGTGATTGGCCTTGCAACGGACGGATTGTAGCAGGCAATGGATTACCTGATGGATCTGTATTTCCCAGCAATACTTCAGAGAAAATCACCGATACATTACCAGACAGAAAGAAGCGTTCTAACCATTCGCTTGACTTAGATAGAAATGAAAGATTCTTGCGTATCTCAAACTCAGTACCATATAAATCGGCACTAACAGCATTCTGGAATTCGTATTGACGGCGTGTGGCTACACTACCACTATTCAAACGCAATTCAATTGGATCAGTAAATTGTTTATAGAAAGCTGCAACAGAAATTACTTCACCGGCTTTGGGATACCACTCAAAACGAACATCAGCGTTGAGGATACTGCTTCGCTTCAAGTCAGGTGTACCTGCCGTTGAAGCAATGGTTTCAAAATCAAAGAATGTAAATGGTGCAATTTCACGGAACTCAGGTCTTGCTACTGTACGTGAACCGGCAATGCGGATATTTGCTCTGCTTGCAGGACTGTATGTTAAATTGAATGATGGAAGGAAATCAATTTTTTCTGTGTTTATAATGATCGCCTTATCTGTTCCCGGAAGTTGCGATTTGAGGAACTGCTGAAAACTTTCAACACGTGAACCCCACACCAAACGCCATTTGTCAGAAATTTTATTATCAAACATCAGGAACCCTGCATTTAGAGCAGAAATACCATAATATTTATCCTGTGGGTTTTGCAACGCAGTGATCATTTCAAATCCACCGTTCTTGATAAAGTTGTCACGGGCAAAAATGCGGTCGAAAGGTTGCGTAAGCAAACTTGCATCACTTGGTTCACTAAAACCAAAGATCGTTGCTCTGAAATCTCTGAAGCGTACCAACGCATTACCACCTGCTTTGATGGTTTGCTTTTGTTTACCAATGTCAAATGTATAAGCCAGTGACACATTATAACCTGCTGCGTGATCACTTAAGCTGCTGAAGAAACGATTGGTATTGTTTCCACGAAGGTTGGCGCTGAACGGATCATTGGAACCGAGACTGCGACCATAAGTGAGTACACGTAAATCGGGTTGCTCTTTACTGTTGTATGAATAGTTGATGTTCCAGGTAGCTTTCAGGTTACGCCAGAATGTGTGCGCACCTTCTAACTGAGAAGATAATAAACTGCGTTGATTCAATACCGATGAACGCAAGCGTACATCTTGCAGATTCTCTGTATTCGGACCTTCACGACGGTAGTAATTATCTTCATACAACTGGTTGAATAAATTCTTGAACGCTACTTTATGATTACGTTTTGTCCAGGCAAAATTGGCAATGGCTCCAACAGTTGTGCTGTATTTATTTTGCTGATCTGCATAACTAAAGAATGCCTGCTGTCCATCTTTTTCAAACAACTCTTTTGTAGCGTTGTAAATAAGCTTTGAATTACGGTATGTAACACCAATTACAGAACCAAAAGCACCACCTTTTTCACTGCGTACTGCATTGGCCCATGTAAGATTGTATGATTGAACAGGACCTGCAACGGAAGTTTGTTCGGCCCAAACATCATCACGAAAGTCAGCAGATATCTGACGACGTTCTTCTGCCGGCAATGTATTGTAAACACCATACTTCATTGGATAAGAAGAAGGAATACTTCTTCTGTCATCAAAACCTAAGTAATCAGTTGAACCACGTTCGTTGCTTACAAAATCCTGAAATGCTGATTGCGTATTGAAACCAAAGCCAACACCAAATGCCAGCGAATTTTTTGTTGGAATATCTTTTGTGTTGATTTGCACCAACCCACCTGCAAACTCACCTGTTAGATCAGGCGTTGCAGTTTTGTTGATGATGATATTATCGATGAGTGCTGAAGGAATTACATCGAATGAAAATGCTTTTTTATCCGGCTCGGATGATGGTAACTGTGCACCATTGATGAGTGCCTGGTTATAACGATCGCCCAAACCACGTACAATTACAAACTTATTATCCTGAATAGATGCACCACTTACACGCTTCAACACTTCGCCTGTATTTTTATCGGGTGTACGACGGATGAAATCTGCCGACAAACCACTTGATAACGATGTGTTGTTCCGCTGAAAACTTAACAACCCAGATGTGTTCTCTCTGCGTGCAGTACTACGGATAATAATTTCTGTTCCTTCTTTTGCAGCAACATCCATTAAAATGGTAAGCGTGTTGTCAATTTCATTTGCCTTTACTTCTACTTCATCCACGGCTTTGGTTTGAAAACCAACAGCGGTTACCGTGAATGTGTACTTCTTTCCCTGTTCTAACAAAACAGAGAAACGTCCTTCAACATCAGCAGCAAACGAGCGGTTGATTTCTGAAACAGAAATAGAAGCGCCCGGTATAGGTTCGTTTTTTTGGTTGAGCACACGGCCGTTAATGCGAATAGATTGTGCAGCTGAAGACAGGGTAATTAGTAACAGAGAAAGGAGATAAAATAGTTTCCTCAAGTTTTTCCTTTGCATAGTATCAATTTGATGCCGCAAAGGAACCCTTGCTATGTTACCCCAAAGTGAAGAGCGTGTTAAGGAAACATTACCTGCATATTAAGCCAATGTTAACGACGGAAGAAAAAACCCGTTGAATCAGTTTATCGGATGCTTGCATATGATTAAAAGAATGATCTGCATAACTGTTTTTGCTCGGAACAGGCACATATGGAAAATTAATATACAGTTAACCGCAGGGTAACAATTGGGTAACATAGAACTGAAACATTTGCGCTTCCCGGTTAAGAATGAATAAGACATTATTCTGATTAACAGGCATTCATACAGCCTCAAGATAAGGCATATATTATCTTTTAATTGCAACGCCCTGCCTTTCCTGGCGGGGCTTTTGGTTAGAGTTAACAATTTGGTAATACGCATAACCCGTATGCCAATGCCCGTTTTCTACACCTTTGCGCTGCAATTAAAAGATAATACCATTGAGAACAATCGTAGGGGCTATGATTGTCGTACTATTATTCATTTCGGACAACCTCATGGCCCAAAACAATCAGCTCGACACAATTAGTACTTCCGCTAAGAAGAAGTGGTACGAAACCATTTCCTTACGTGGTTACATGCAGGTTCGTTATAACCGCTTGTTAGAAACGAATGAAAACCTGAAATGTGAACAATGCGACAAATCATGGGGCGAAGGTGGTGGATTCGCCATTCGACGTGCACGACTTATCTTAAGTGGCAACCTCACAAAACAAATCTACTTCTACATTCAACCCGATTTTGGCAGCACCGTCGGAACATCACAAAATGTATTCCAGCTACGTGATGCATATGTAGATGTTGCGTTCGATAAAAAAAGTGAGTTCAGAGTTCGTATTGGTCAAAGTAAAGTACCGTATGGTTTTGAGAATATGCAATCGAGTCAGAACCGTTTGCCGCTCGACCGGAACGATGCGATGAACAGCGCTGTATCGAACGAACGTGATCTGGGTGTATTCTTCTATTGGGCTCCTGCAAAAACAAGAGAACAGTATCCCGAGTTTATTAATGATAACAGAAAAGGATCAGGTGATTATGGTGTATTTGCATTTGGAGTATATAATGGTCAAACTGCGAACAAACCTGAGCAAAATAAAAAAGCTCATATTGTTTCAAGACTCAGCTATCCCTTCAAAATAAAAAACCAGACAATTGAACCGGCCATTCAGGCATATACCGGCCAATACGTGTTACCCACCGATGTGCGGACAGCCGGGGTTAAATCAGTAAAAAGTTTTGAATACAGAGATGAACGTGCCGCTGTAAGTTTTAACTTGTATCCCAATCCTATCGGTTTACTTACGGAATATAACTGGGGACGTGGCCCGCAATACAATCCGGTTAATGATTCCATTGAAGTAAAAAACCTGCGTGGTGGTTATGCTACACTCTATGGACGCATAAAAAGTAAAACAAAGAAAGACATGTTCTTTTTTCCATATACCCGTGTACAACAATATGAAGGTGGAAAAAAACATGAACTGGATGCAAGAAGTTACAATGTAAAAGAAATTGAAATGGGCGTTGAGTGGCAGATGAACCGCTTTTTTGAAATTACGGCTGCTTACACTATTTCAAAGAGAAGATTCGAAGATTCTAAGTTGCGTGAAAATTACCAGCAGGGAAACTTGTTGCGATTACAGGCACAATTAAATTTTTAACATCATTAAATCAACCGTATGTCAGTGATCAATTCGTTCATGAAATTCTTTCTGCCCAAGGATCGTATTTTTTATCAGTTGTTTGAAGAAGTATCTGTAACATCTTTAGAAATGGCAGTACTGCTTAAAAAGATGGTAAACGAACGTGAATTTGATGTACGGGCCGATATTATACGCCAGATCGAAGACCTGGAACATAAGAATGATGATTTGACACACAAGATATTCACGGAGCTGAGCCGCAACTTTATTACTCCTTTCGATCGGGAAGATATTCACTATCTCGCCTCAGCAATGGACGATGTGGCGGATTATATTTTTGCGTCTGCTAAAAAGATCAACTTTTACCGTGTAGATCCACAACACGAAAGTTTCAGCAAAATGGCTGACCTGATTGTACAAGGTTGCGAAAACATTAAGATTGCTGTTACCGGTTTAAAGGATATGAAAAATATGCGCCAGATCACAGATGCATTGGTACGCATTAACAGCATCGAAAACCAGGCCGATGATGTGTTTGATTACAGCATCGAACGCTTGTTTGCAACAGAGAATGATGCCAAAGAAGTAATCAAGAAAAGAGAAATTTATCAGGTAATGGAAATTGCAACCGATAAATGTGAAGATGCAGCGAATGTAATTGAATCTATTATTGTGAAATACGCATAAACAATTTGAAAATGTAAAGCATGCAACAACTGCCGGCTTCATTTTCAAGTTTTCAAATTACTTCCTTTTCAAATTGATCTAATGACTTTACTTGTAATCATCATAGCACTGGCTCTCATTTTTGATTATATCAATGGCTTTCATGATGCGGCCAACTCTATTGCCACCATTGTATCAACCAAAGTATTAACACCGTTTCAAGCGGTGGTGTGGGCAGCGTTCTTCAACTTCGTAGCCTTTTTCATTTTTACTGATCATGAAGTGGCGAACACGATTGCCAAAACAGTACACAAAGAATTTATCACAATGCCGCTTGTTTTGTCTGGATTAATTGCGGCCATTTTCTGGAATCTGCTCACATGGTGGTATGGTATTCCTTCTTCATCATCACATACATTGATCGGTGGATTTGCGGGTGCTGCTATTGCGCATGCCGGTTTCCAGAGTATTGATCCAACGAGTATTTATAAAACACTCATCTTTATTATTCTTGCTCCCATCATTGGAATGCTGATCTCCATTTTTATTACGCTTGTTACCATTCAACGTAATTTCTGGCTCAAGATCGCTATCATCACTTTACTCATCAGTGCAAGTATTATTTTCATTCCATTCAAAAAAGATTTTGAACGCTGGGCCTTGCTTGGTCTCGGAGTAATTTTTGTGGGGACCTATATTTACAACCACTTGCGTGGTGAAACGGCTTACCGTACAGCCAATATGTATAAAAAATTGCAGCTGGTTTCATCCGCCATCTTCAGCATTGGTCATGGTGGTAACGATGCACAAAAAGTAATGGGTATCATTATGGCTGCATTGATCGCCTACGACCCTACGCAGTTCCGTTTAGGTGAAATGCCTAACTGGATTCCCATTGCCTGCTACTCGGCTATTGCACTTGGCACCATGAGCGGCGGCTGGAAGATCATTAAAACCATGGGCACCAAAATCACCAAGGTTACACCACTGGAAGGTGTTGTTGCTGAAACTGCCGGTGCTATCACGTTGTTTACAGCTGCCAATCTAGGTGCGCCGGTTAGTACTACGCATACCATTACCGGTTCTATTGTGGGCGTGGGAGCTACCCGTCGTTTAAGTGCGGTACGTTGGGGTGTAACCATCAACCTGTTGTGGGCGTGGATCTTAACCATACCTGTGAGTGCAGGTGTGGCTGCATTGGTGTATGCACTGTTTCACTTCTTTATTCCGGGGTTTGATTAAACCACACCAGATAACATTGAAGAATCCAACCCCTAAGGTTGGATTTTTTATTTATAGCAGGTAGTTGCATCTTTGCGACTCAACTATTAAGAACACATGAAAGGAATTATTCTTGCAGGCGGATCGGGTACCAGATTGCATCCCATCACCTTTGCGATCAGTAAGCAGATCATGCCGATCTATGATAAGCCGATGATCTATTACCCATTATCTGTTTTGATGATGGCAGGTATCCGTGAAATTTTAATTATCTCTACCCCGCAGGATCTGCCCAACTTCAAACGACTGTTTGGCGATGGAAGTACACTCGGCGTGAGTTTTACA
It encodes the following:
- a CDS encoding porin, translated to MIVVLLFISDNLMAQNNQLDTISTSAKKKWYETISLRGYMQVRYNRLLETNENLKCEQCDKSWGEGGGFAIRRARLILSGNLTKQIYFYIQPDFGSTVGTSQNVFQLRDAYVDVAFDKKSEFRVRIGQSKVPYGFENMQSSQNRLPLDRNDAMNSAVSNERDLGVFFYWAPAKTREQYPEFINDNRKGSGDYGVFAFGVYNGQTANKPEQNKKAHIVSRLSYPFKIKNQTIEPAIQAYTGQYVLPTDVRTAGVKSVKSFEYRDERAAVSFNLYPNPIGLLTEYNWGRGPQYNPVNDSIEVKNLRGGYATLYGRIKSKTKKDMFFFPYTRVQQYEGGKKHELDARSYNVKEIEMGVEWQMNRFFEITAAYTISKRRFEDSKLRENYQQGNLLRLQAQLNF
- a CDS encoding TonB-dependent receptor, whose amino-acid sequence is MRKLFYLLSLLLITLSSAAQSIRINGRVLNQKNEPIPGASISVSEINRSFAADVEGRFSVLLEQGKKYTFTVTAVGFQTKAVDEVEVKANEIDNTLTILMDVAAKEGTEIIIRSTARRENTSGLLSFQRNNTSLSSGLSADFIRRTPDKNTGEVLKRVSGASIQDNKFVIVRGLGDRYNQALINGAQLPSSEPDKKAFSFDVIPSALIDNIIINKTATPDLTGEFAGGLVQINTKDIPTKNSLAFGVGFGFNTQSAFQDFVSNERGSTDYLGFDDRRSIPSSYPMKYGVYNTLPAEERRQISADFRDDVWAEQTSVAGPVQSYNLTWANAVRSEKGGAFGSVIGVTYRNSKLIYNATKELFEKDGQQAFFSYADQQNKYSTTVGAIANFAWTKRNHKVAFKNLFNQLYEDNYYRREGPNTENLQDVRLRSSVLNQRSLLSSQLEGAHTFWRNLKATWNINYSYNSKEQPDLRVLTYGRSLGSNDPFSANLRGNNTNRFFSSLSDHAAGYNVSLAYTFDIGKQKQTIKAGGNALVRFRDFRATIFGFSEPSDASLLTQPFDRIFARDNFIKNGGFEMITALQNPQDKYYGISALNAGFLMFDNKISDKWRLVWGSRVESFQQFLKSQLPGTDKAIIINTEKIDFLPSFNLTYSPASRANIRIAGSRTVARPEFREIAPFTFFDFETIASTAGTPDLKRSSILNADVRFEWYPKAGEVISVAAFYKQFTDPIELRLNSGSVATRRQYEFQNAVSADLYGTEFEIRKNLSFLSKSSEWLERFFLSGNVSVIFSEVLLGNTDPSGNPLPATIRPLQGQSPYLVNAGFQYDSKGGTGVSLLYNKIGQRLALVGNADFGDIYERPRDLLDFQLSQKVLKTKGEVRLTVSDILNQPIQTYENRNAAKAYNKGIDKAFSSYTPGTTITVAFTYDFDLKGK
- a CDS encoding inorganic phosphate transporter, coding for MTLLVIIIALALIFDYINGFHDAANSIATIVSTKVLTPFQAVVWAAFFNFVAFFIFTDHEVANTIAKTVHKEFITMPLVLSGLIAAIFWNLLTWWYGIPSSSSHTLIGGFAGAAIAHAGFQSIDPTSIYKTLIFIILAPIIGMLISIFITLVTIQRNFWLKIAIITLLISASIIFIPFKKDFERWALLGLGVIFVGTYIYNHLRGETAYRTANMYKKLQLVSSAIFSIGHGGNDAQKVMGIIMAALIAYDPTQFRLGEMPNWIPIACYSAIALGTMSGGWKIIKTMGTKITKVTPLEGVVAETAGAITLFTAANLGAPVSTTHTITGSIVGVGATRRLSAVRWGVTINLLWAWILTIPVSAGVAALVYALFHFFIPGFD
- a CDS encoding DUF47 domain-containing protein produces the protein MSVINSFMKFFLPKDRIFYQLFEEVSVTSLEMAVLLKKMVNEREFDVRADIIRQIEDLEHKNDDLTHKIFTELSRNFITPFDREDIHYLASAMDDVADYIFASAKKINFYRVDPQHESFSKMADLIVQGCENIKIAVTGLKDMKNMRQITDALVRINSIENQADDVFDYSIERLFATENDAKEVIKKREIYQVMEIATDKCEDAANVIESIIVKYA